The following are encoded in a window of Gramella sp. MT6 genomic DNA:
- a CDS encoding porin, giving the protein MKNAICAVFVCVLTSFNLYSQEISDTKFGKGLINFTAKDSSFSVKFAPRIQFRSHTSWDYDGENFEDPEQAFLIRRARLKFDGWALTPKLKYKIELGLSNNDISGASEFTRNSPRYILDAVLKWNFYENFELWAGQTKLPGNVERVVSSANLQFIDRSILNSRFNIDRDIGLQLHHKINIGENFVIKEKLALSQGEGRNITVGNLGGLQYTGRLELLPFGEFINKGDYVQSDLVREQTPKLMLGAVYDFNDDAVKTRSNLGEYMIQEDGTLYQTEITTLFLDAVFKYNGWSMQAEYANRDADEPLAIREGETNLPDYVVAVGDAFNIQAGYVFKNNYEIAARYSTNDFEEITNLLSRKEYTLGGSKYIVGHKLKIQADLTYALQDDINDYIAFRAGFDFHF; this is encoded by the coding sequence ATGAAAAATGCGATTTGCGCAGTATTTGTGTGTGTTTTGACTTCTTTTAACCTGTATTCACAGGAGATTAGCGATACGAAATTCGGTAAAGGATTGATCAATTTCACGGCTAAAGACAGTTCTTTCAGTGTGAAATTTGCCCCAAGGATTCAGTTTAGGTCACATACCTCGTGGGATTATGATGGTGAAAACTTTGAAGATCCAGAGCAGGCGTTTCTTATTAGAAGAGCCAGATTGAAATTTGATGGTTGGGCACTTACTCCAAAACTTAAATACAAGATCGAATTAGGATTATCTAATAATGATATTTCTGGTGCCAGTGAATTTACTAGGAATTCTCCAAGATATATCCTTGATGCAGTTCTTAAATGGAATTTCTACGAGAATTTCGAACTATGGGCAGGGCAGACCAAGCTTCCCGGAAACGTCGAACGTGTAGTTTCTTCCGCCAATCTTCAGTTCATAGATCGTTCTATCCTGAATAGCAGATTCAATATAGACCGTGATATAGGATTGCAGCTTCACCACAAGATAAATATCGGGGAGAACTTCGTGATCAAAGAGAAACTGGCCCTTTCCCAGGGTGAGGGGAGAAATATTACTGTTGGTAATCTTGGTGGTTTGCAGTATACCGGTAGACTTGAATTATTACCTTTCGGTGAATTCATTAATAAAGGAGATTATGTTCAGTCAGACCTTGTAAGAGAACAGACCCCAAAACTGATGTTGGGTGCAGTTTATGATTTTAACGATGATGCGGTAAAAACAAGAAGTAACCTGGGTGAATATATGATCCAGGAAGATGGTACTTTATATCAAACAGAAATAACCACATTGTTCCTGGATGCCGTTTTTAAATATAATGGCTGGTCTATGCAGGCTGAATATGCTAACAGGGACGCAGATGAACCTCTGGCAATAAGAGAGGGTGAGACCAATCTTCCAGATTATGTTGTTGCTGTAGGAGACGCATTCAACATACAGGCAGGTTACGTTTTCAAAAATAATTATGAGATCGCTGCGCGATATTCTACCAACGATTTTGAAGAAATAACAAATTTATTGAGCAGAAAAGAATATACTCTGGGAGGTTCTAAATATATTGTGGGGCATAAATTAAAGATTCAGGCAGATCTGACCTATGCCTTACAGGACGATATTAACGATTATATAGCTTTTAGAGCTGGTTTTGATTTTCACTTTTAA
- a CDS encoding inorganic phosphate transporter produces the protein MENIYLLMLVALVVLAIADLVVGVSNDAVNFLNSAIGSKAISFKTIMIVASLGIFFGAVFSSGMMEVARKGIFMPGQFYFDEIMIIFMAVMITDILLLDFFNTLGMPTSTTVSIVFELLGAAVVMALIKISASDTETLSNLAGYINTDKAGEIISGIFLSVIIAFTIGALVQWLSRLVFSFEYEKKVKNFGAIFGGVCLTAIGYFIFFKGLKGTPYYDSFKDILSSQVYAVIGVSFVFWTLFSWLFMKIFKKSILIIVIAIGTFGLALAFSGNDLVNFIGVPMAAYHSYEAWAASGQAASAFSMEVLREKVPAEPILLFISGGVMVLTLWFSKKARSVAETEIGLSRQGHGTEKFDPNMLSRAVVAGSTKLADGLRHILPVGTKKRISKSFEKPDDILVGDKAEEQPAFDMIRASINLTVAGVLISIATSYKLPLSTTYVTFMVAMGTSLADKAWGRESAVYRVAGVLNVIGGWFFTAFSAFTAAGILTYIIFLGKGPAIAILLLVAIGLLVRNYISHKNKAIAKADKSGLKKSESKTVQGIIAESAENISNVVSRSNKIYSDVLTGLAKQDKKKLKKSKKGVDKLEAEIEDLRDHIFFFIKSLDETSVRGSSFYITILGHLTDIAQSLEYISKKSYKHINNNHKPLRYNQITDLKEIDDTLSDLLGKIDRIFTDKRFEYISDIVDSKAEILKSINDKIEKQVSRTRTEESSPKNTTLYFNILLETKELMNAIMNLMEEYNSSYKKV, from the coding sequence ATGGAAAATATTTATTTGTTGATGTTAGTAGCATTAGTGGTTCTTGCCATCGCCGATCTGGTGGTTGGAGTTAGTAATGATGCTGTAAACTTTTTGAACTCAGCTATTGGTTCCAAAGCGATCTCATTTAAGACCATTATGATCGTGGCCAGTCTGGGTATTTTCTTTGGAGCAGTATTCTCCAGTGGAATGATGGAAGTGGCGCGTAAAGGGATCTTTATGCCAGGTCAGTTCTATTTCGATGAAATCATGATCATTTTTATGGCCGTCATGATCACCGATATTCTCTTGCTGGACTTTTTTAATACCCTTGGAATGCCAACCTCTACGACGGTATCCATTGTATTTGAATTACTGGGGGCAGCCGTGGTTATGGCCTTGATAAAAATAAGTGCCTCAGATACGGAAACGCTTTCAAACCTTGCGGGGTATATTAATACAGACAAAGCAGGTGAAATTATCTCGGGGATATTCCTCTCGGTAATCATCGCCTTTACTATAGGTGCCCTTGTACAGTGGCTTTCAAGATTGGTTTTTTCATTTGAATATGAAAAGAAAGTGAAAAATTTTGGAGCCATTTTTGGTGGAGTTTGTTTAACTGCTATAGGTTACTTTATTTTCTTTAAAGGTCTTAAAGGAACTCCTTATTATGACAGCTTTAAAGACATACTTTCCAGCCAGGTTTATGCCGTAATAGGAGTAAGCTTTGTTTTCTGGACCTTGTTCTCATGGTTGTTCATGAAGATCTTCAAGAAAAGTATCCTTATTATAGTTATCGCAATCGGAACCTTTGGTCTTGCCCTCGCTTTTTCCGGAAATGACCTGGTGAACTTTATCGGGGTGCCAATGGCAGCTTACCATTCTTATGAAGCATGGGCTGCATCTGGACAGGCGGCATCTGCGTTCTCTATGGAAGTTCTGAGAGAGAAAGTACCGGCAGAACCTATCCTGTTATTTATCTCAGGAGGTGTTATGGTTTTAACCCTATGGTTCTCTAAAAAAGCAAGAAGTGTTGCTGAAACTGAAATTGGTCTTTCAAGACAAGGTCACGGAACAGAAAAGTTCGATCCTAATATGCTTTCCAGAGCAGTAGTTGCCGGAAGTACGAAACTTGCAGATGGGTTAAGACATATCCTTCCTGTTGGAACAAAAAAGAGGATCAGTAAGAGCTTTGAAAAACCAGATGATATTCTGGTTGGAGATAAGGCTGAAGAACAACCGGCTTTTGATATGATAAGAGCTTCTATTAACCTTACCGTTGCCGGAGTTCTGATATCTATCGCGACCTCATACAAACTACCATTATCAACTACCTATGTAACCTTTATGGTGGCTATGGGTACTTCCCTGGCAGATAAAGCCTGGGGAAGAGAAAGTGCAGTCTATAGAGTTGCTGGTGTACTGAACGTGATTGGTGGATGGTTCTTTACAGCTTTTAGTGCTTTTACCGCTGCCGGGATCCTTACCTATATCATCTTCCTTGGAAAGGGACCTGCGATAGCAATTCTATTATTAGTAGCTATAGGACTTTTGGTGAGAAACTATATTTCTCATAAGAACAAGGCGATCGCGAAAGCAGATAAGTCCGGACTAAAAAAATCTGAAAGTAAGACCGTACAGGGAATTATTGCCGAAAGTGCAGAAAATATTTCTAACGTTGTTTCCAGGTCTAATAAGATCTATTCAGATGTATTGACCGGTCTGGCAAAACAGGATAAAAAGAAACTTAAAAAGAGTAAGAAAGGTGTAGATAAGCTTGAGGCTGAAATTGAGGACCTTCGTGATCATATTTTCTTCTTTATCAAAAGTCTTGATGAGACAAGTGTAAGAGGAAGTAGTTTTTATATTACGATACTTGGTCATTTAACCGATATCGCTCAGTCTCTGGAATATATTTCTAAAAAGAGCTACAAGCATATCAACAATAACCATAAGCCGCTTAGATATAATCAAATTACAGATCTTAAGGAGATCGATGATACTTTAAGTGATCTATTAGGTAAGATCGACCGGATATTTACAGATAAGAGATTTGAATATATAAGTGATATTGTAGATTCTAAAGCAGAGATTCTTAAAAGTATCAATGATAAGATAGAAAAACAGGTTTCAAGAACCAGAACAGAAGAATCCAGTCCTAAGAACACGACGCTATACTTCAACATTCTGCTTGAAACTAAAGAATTGATGAATGCTATTATGAACCTGATGGAAGAATATAATTCCAGCTACAAAAAGGTATAA
- a CDS encoding protein-disulfide reductase DsbD domain-containing protein codes for MSFYKLIFITSIFIAVQNDFVVLKNEETTISSNKDYTEVILLFTIKPGYHIQSNKEVPENIIPTSIYFETSESYTISLQELIVPVYDTVVLDETPHMVISDEFQAKVHLKALNSETSGSNLLKGILTYQACDDKKCYFPRELKFDISI; via the coding sequence ATGAGCTTTTATAAGCTAATATTCATTACCTCTATATTCATTGCAGTACAAAACGATTTTGTGGTTCTGAAAAATGAAGAGACCACAATTAGTTCAAATAAAGATTATACCGAAGTCATATTATTATTTACCATAAAACCTGGATATCATATTCAAAGCAATAAAGAAGTACCAGAGAACATCATACCAACAAGTATATACTTTGAAACCTCCGAATCCTACACCATTTCACTACAGGAGCTCATTGTACCAGTTTACGACACCGTAGTTTTAGATGAAACCCCTCATATGGTGATCAGTGATGAATTCCAGGCTAAAGTGCATTTGAAAGCCTTAAATTCAGAAACTTCAGGTTCCAATTTATTAAAAGGAATACTTACCTACCAGGCCTGCGATGATAAAAAATGCTATTTTCCCAGGGAATTGAAATTTGACATTAGTATATAA
- a CDS encoding peroxiredoxin family protein has product MNARLELRRLAVLIIFNLILSFSFSKEIYAQTEKDEKETSEIDYKKEAPDFELPNLEGEIVKLQDYNDKILVLHIATTWCPFCNAEAPHLEKLYQEYKSKGVEVLIIDVKESKELVEQQLKNKHNLSFPILLDTDGSVAASFAPENILPDLARDEVMLASNLIIDQEGKIRFMSLLDSKNFDAKLLDLKAKLNELL; this is encoded by the coding sequence ATGAACGCAAGATTAGAACTAAGAAGGTTGGCAGTTTTAATTATTTTCAACCTGATTTTAAGTTTCAGTTTTTCTAAGGAAATTTATGCTCAAACTGAAAAGGATGAAAAAGAAACCTCTGAAATAGACTACAAAAAAGAGGCGCCAGATTTTGAATTACCAAATCTTGAAGGAGAAATAGTTAAACTACAGGATTATAACGATAAAATACTTGTACTACATATTGCTACGACCTGGTGTCCTTTCTGTAACGCCGAAGCTCCGCATTTAGAAAAACTATATCAGGAATATAAAAGTAAGGGAGTTGAAGTATTAATTATCGACGTAAAAGAATCAAAAGAACTGGTAGAACAGCAACTAAAAAACAAACACAATCTGTCTTTTCCCATCCTGTTAGATACAGATGGCAGCGTTGCCGCAAGTTTCGCCCCGGAGAATATTCTTCCAGACCTGGCACGAGATGAAGTTATGCTTGCTTCCAATCTTATCATAGACCAAGAAGGTAAGATTAGGTTCATGTCCCTGCTGGATTCTAAGAATTTTGATGCTAAACTCCTTGACCTTAAAGCAAAACTCAATGAGCTTTTATAA